One genomic region from Geothermobacter hydrogeniphilus encodes:
- a CDS encoding TRAP transporter permease, which translates to MSDVKTQEQIDEGLEKARRMVEEEEMGLRTAVGWQRFIVPLVALSWSLFQLSLASWLLLDSTYVRSIHLAFALFLIFVSFPTLKRKVSIPGLRWLSATDRIPMVDLFIALAAAGMALYIAIDYEGIASRVGMPNTRDMIIGGLLVLILWEATRRVVGPALAIIGIIFTAYAFFGPYMPDFLSFKGVSLHRYLGQISLTTEGIYGVPIFVSAKIVFLYVLFGALLEKAGAGKFFIDLAMSLLGRYKGGPAKAAVLSSGLTGLISGSSIANVVTTGTFTIPMMKKVGYPAKKAAAIEVAVSTNGQLMPPVMGAAAFIIAEYVNLPYLEVCKAAAIPAFASYVALFFLTHIEASKLGMRGLHKSELPVFFQVLSGGLHYLLPILYLLYELIIPRHSPDMAAFRATMVLLVIMFFQHALRARREGTSIGAGFMKGVDDIFDGMVAGARNMVSVAVATAAAGIVVGVVTMGLGGLVTDIIDTLSMGNLYLMLAIVAFASLILGMGLPTTANYIVMASLTAPALVTLAGDSGFAVPLIAAHLFCFYFGILADDTPPVGLAAYAAAAIARSEPIPTGVQGFLYDIRTAALPFMFIFNTDILLVGINSFPLAIFIFVMTCVGTCAFAAATQGWFIAKNRIHEMLLLFLVCAIMFRPDFFGNLLGLENHYLCYLLGVALLGVIYAMQKPRARKHEASLMTAAAEGAR; encoded by the coding sequence ATGGGGTTGCGGACCGCGGTCGGCTGGCAGCGTTTCATTGTGCCGCTGGTCGCTCTTTCCTGGTCCCTGTTCCAGTTGTCGCTGGCCAGTTGGCTGCTGCTCGATTCGACCTACGTGCGGTCGATCCACCTGGCGTTCGCCCTGTTCCTGATCTTCGTATCCTTCCCGACCCTCAAGCGCAAGGTCAGTATTCCCGGACTGCGCTGGCTGTCGGCAACGGATCGCATCCCGATGGTCGATCTCTTCATCGCCCTGGCGGCGGCCGGCATGGCGCTCTATATCGCCATCGATTATGAAGGCATCGCCAGCCGGGTCGGTATGCCCAATACCCGCGATATGATCATCGGTGGCCTGCTGGTTCTGATTCTCTGGGAAGCGACCCGGCGGGTGGTCGGTCCGGCACTGGCGATTATCGGCATCATTTTCACCGCCTATGCCTTTTTCGGTCCCTACATGCCCGACTTCCTGTCCTTCAAAGGGGTCAGTCTGCACCGCTACCTCGGCCAGATCTCGTTGACTACCGAAGGAATCTACGGGGTGCCGATCTTTGTTTCGGCCAAGATTGTTTTTCTTTACGTGCTGTTCGGCGCCCTGCTTGAAAAGGCCGGAGCCGGCAAGTTTTTCATCGATCTGGCGATGAGCCTGCTCGGTCGTTACAAGGGCGGCCCGGCCAAGGCGGCGGTCCTCTCCTCGGGGTTGACCGGCCTGATCTCCGGTTCGTCGATCGCCAACGTGGTGACCACCGGAACTTTCACCATCCCGATGATGAAGAAAGTCGGTTACCCGGCGAAAAAGGCGGCCGCCATCGAGGTCGCGGTTTCAACCAACGGTCAGCTGATGCCGCCGGTCATGGGGGCCGCGGCCTTCATCATCGCCGAGTACGTCAACCTGCCTTACCTGGAAGTCTGCAAGGCGGCGGCGATTCCCGCCTTCGCCTCCTACGTGGCCCTTTTCTTCCTTACCCACATCGAGGCCAGCAAGCTCGGCATGCGCGGTCTGCACAAGTCGGAGCTGCCGGTCTTCTTCCAGGTGCTGAGCGGCGGTCTGCACTATCTGCTGCCGATCCTCTACCTGCTCTACGAGCTGATTATTCCCCGCCATTCGCCCGATATGGCCGCCTTCCGCGCCACCATGGTGCTGCTGGTGATCATGTTCTTCCAGCACGCGCTGCGGGCGCGTCGTGAAGGGACGTCCATCGGCGCCGGGTTCATGAAGGGCGTGGATGATATTTTCGACGGTATGGTCGCCGGTGCCCGCAACATGGTCAGCGTGGCGGTTGCCACCGCCGCTGCCGGTATCGTTGTCGGGGTGGTGACCATGGGCCTGGGTGGTCTGGTGACTGATATCATCGACACCCTGAGTATGGGCAATCTCTACCTGATGCTCGCTATCGTCGCCTTCGCCAGCCTGATCCTCGGCATGGGGCTGCCGACCACCGCCAACTACATCGTCATGGCCAGCCTGACGGCGCCGGCGCTGGTCACCCTGGCTGGAGACAGCGGTTTTGCCGTGCCGCTGATCGCCGCGCACCTGTTCTGTTTCTACTTCGGCATCCTCGCCGACGATACCCCGCCGGTCGGACTGGCCGCCTATGCTGCAGCCGCCATTGCCCGCAGTGAGCCGATTCCAACCGGGGTGCAGGGCTTTCTCTACGATATCCGTACCGCGGCGCTGCCTTTCATGTTCATCTTCAATACCGATATTCTGCTGGTCGGTATCAACAGCTTCCCGCTGGCGATCTTCATTTTCGTCATGACCTGTGTCGGTACCTGCGCCTTCGCTGCCGCGACCCAGGGATGGTTCATCGCCAAGAACCGTATTCACGAGATGTTGCTGCTGTTCCTGGTCTGCGCCATCATGTTCCGGCCTGATTTCTTCGGCAACCTGCTGGGGCTGGAAAACCACTATCTCTGCTATCTGCTCGGCGTCGCCCTGCTGGGAGTGATCTACGCCATGCAGAAACCGCGGGCCCGTAAACACGAAGCGTCGCTGATGACGGCCGCCGCCGAAGGAGCACGATGA
- a CDS encoding universal stress protein, with protein MMIPQYRKIVFATDLSAGAAVVLRHAICVARAHQAEIEILHVLPEFDQSVVNYVSVVMGSDRLADHELAHKDAVAASLSEKMRAFAREELADHPEDLARIERIEVLHGPPASTILSEVRKCGADLLLIGTHGKGRLEYAFLGSVAQKIMRRAEIPVLLVPLTH; from the coding sequence ATGATGATTCCACAATACCGCAAGATTGTTTTTGCCACCGATCTGTCGGCCGGAGCGGCGGTGGTGCTGCGCCACGCGATCTGTGTCGCCCGCGCCCACCAGGCCGAGATTGAAATTCTGCATGTGCTGCCCGAGTTCGACCAGTCGGTGGTCAACTACGTCTCGGTGGTGATGGGAAGCGACCGGCTGGCCGACCACGAACTGGCCCACAAGGACGCGGTGGCCGCTTCCCTGAGTGAAAAGATGCGAGCTTTCGCCCGGGAAGAACTGGCAGACCATCCGGAGGATCTGGCCCGCATCGAGCGGATCGAAGTGCTGCATGGACCGCCGGCGTCCACCATCCTCAGCGAGGTTCGCAAGTGTGGCGCCGATCTGCTGCTGATCGGTACCCACGGCAAGGGGCGGCTTGAGTACGCCTTTCTCGGCAGCGTCGCGCAGAAAATCATGCG